The DNA window AGTTTCCACATCTTCAGACTAGCAGTCAGGGAGCTATGGAGAATAgagcttgctttttaaaatggcttttaagctaaaatgaaagacttgcctttccatttttatatgGCCTACAACTGCACCAATAATACTTCCATCCTCAAAGAactaatttctgcttttcaaaaggcAGCAGATGCACTTAATCTTCTACTCTAATCCTAAACTCTAGCAACAATATGATCTGCTTTTGTACCAACTGGGATCTACAGAGCATCTGAGCGTCCCACTTAGCATCCACGGAGGAATTCACTCTGCTCTGACACCGTTGAGGTCACCCTTAAGGCATTGCGCCAGAGCATGCGCTCAATTAAACTGGGGTGCACAACTGGTGTACTGTACTGAAACAGTTGtacaaaaaaacaagacaaaaaagcaaaacccagagCAATGAAACTAGCTATACAAACAGAAACAATGTTTCTGATGATGGAGGCACTATATAAATGTTGTATTAATCCTGTGAGACTCAGGCATAATAGCATGTTTACAACATGTGGAAAAgcctaaaacaaagaaaccctgGTAGGGAAATAAGCAATGTCACTTTAACCATTTGAGGAACATCAGAATCCTTTCGCCTCCTGGAAATTTACATGAAATAATCTagaaagataaagcaaaaaacCTGATACTTCTCCATGGTCAAAGGAAGATATATTCACGTTTGCAAGCCTAACTTGCAAACccatttgatttcattttctgaatccACTTTAAAACAGAAGGTCAGAAATGTGGTAAGTGCCAAGTTGAAACATTGAAATTTTCAGGTGTTCAACAGTTTACTTACATGTTTAAACAGACTACCATGTATTAGATCTGTCACCTAGGTAACACTGAAGTTACTTAACAGGCATTCGGAACAAAATTAGCTGTCTGATTCAATGCTAGCATCCAACAGACCTTTGCCTTTTACACGGTAACAGTTTTTAGGCAACCAAAAACTGTTGTCACGGTAGAAGTGCAGAACAGAATTACTACATGGATATCAAGAACAAAACTACTGTGCCAGTGTGAACACCAGCAAACCAAGCAGCTTATGAGAGTGACATGTCACACTAGCTGCATCAACATTGcctcaaaaagaaaaggctaaaCAACTTAGACAAGGAGTCTAAAGTCTCCATCCACAACCGAACCTTGGCCTATACCTAAGCCACTTGCTGGCAAAGCAGTTAGTTGCCCTGGACAGCAGCTTATTTGGACAACAAAACGTACCCTATAACCAAAATGTATCCTGTAGTCCACCTATTGCCTCACTGCCTATTTTAAGTAAGTTGGATAAAAAGAGGTAGTGGAGGCTGATCACTCCGTTGTGGAGACAGACAAACACATTCAATATCCCATGATCAGAGCAACTGGATGGTGGGGTACAGCAATGGGAGAAAAAGCGCTagctggggaaagggagaagggaaaggaagagaacttGATCACAAGCAGCTGGAAATATCCCAGATCCCTCCAAAGCCTCACTCCCTGAACTCTTTACTCACCTATCTCCACCTATCAGAATGTAATGCCTCTGCAATCTGTAGCCAGCTGTCTGTCAAAACTGCAGGGTTTTGCTGTGCCAAaggatgaggggaaaaaaaatcctcaccaAGTTCTACTACCCCAGATGTACCTGCTCAGCTGAGAAACTGCATTGCTCTGGGTAGTTTATGTATGATAATAAGCTAATTACAAAACATCTCAAACACGTTTGATTATTGTATTAAAGTATAAGTTAGACAAGTTCACCTGACAAGCTCATGTGAGCTTTGTTCCAGCCTAATGGttttaaacagacaaaatacaTTTGACCATACACTTACCATGTAAGGAGAGGGTGCGTTATCATCCGAAACGCTGTAGAATGACACTTCCACTGGCAAAGTCATGTGAGTGGGACAAAAGACTCCGCTTGCTCCCACTTCTGCTGTAAAGCCCTCAACGATGCCTAGCGGGTCTAAGCGAAAATTCAAGACAGactcctgaaaaacaaaacacacatagCTTAGGTTGGGAATGATTCAAAATATAGCAAGACTATGCACGCAGCAAATGAAGACAAGTTTTTCTAAGAACTTGGGTCTTAGTTCTTTCATAAGGTGACCTACCAAAAAATCAtggcaaaaaggcaaaaattagGATGAACAGAGGAACATTCAGCAAGATGACAGTGGTCTAAAAGAAAGCATCAGGAAAATCTTATCTTAGTCCTCCTGAAAACTGTGCAAGAGCCCACAGAGAGTTTTACTGCAGCAGGATCTATGCGTGACTTTCCTTGACATGCACTATATGtgaaaaaacaataaactaATCTGGAACTTTACTCAACATATTCACTCTGCATTTCACAAAATACTGTGCAATGCATAAATGCTTTAGTCATTGACATTTGATATGCAACATGAAGTCAAAAGCTGGAGGCTACACTTTAAATACATTGTTTACTACACTGATGTCACGTAGCTTTAGTGACATACTGAGTAAATTTTAAGAATGAAAGTATGAATCCATTTTTCTAGGTGTATATATACTACAACACAAACAATAACCAGTTGTTAAATCTCTTAAGCCAACAGAAAGCCTCCTAACTTAACCATTGTGAGAATTAAAACTTAGAAAATTAGAGATTGAGTTGCTTGTATCTGAGAGAGATGTCTGCAGAGCAAAATACATGCCTTTatagatgaaaattaaaacaaatgtcattCAATTTAATTATGAACTTTTACATTGTAGTCAGGCTGGAATTATCCACAGCAATGCACTCTTAAAAAGCAGTACAGAAGAGTAATAAAAATACCACAAGGCTTCTAGAGAATATGCATTACCTCAAAGTTTCCCAGAAGGCTAAGACTTGTTACTGGTGGAGCACTAGAACTTAAAAACGGTTTCCCATGGTTCTCTGGATCACTGTCTCTGTTTATACATTGTTGTGggctatcaaaaaaaaaaaaagaataaacatatGGATAAAGacatttgcttttgtcttctggGTATAACCAGCTCTAAAAAGAATCACTTATTGTATTACAAAATATTGTCCTAAAGCAGTAACAGCCTGTTAATacctttgcaaaacattttctaggtaactgaaaaatactttcacaagttttatattaaaagagaTACAGACAACACAGCTTTACATTGTTCATTAACTCCACTAGTAGGAACTgaacaaaataacagaaaactcTCTCCCACATGTAGTTGTTTCATATCCTGAAGTTTCCAAACTACCATATTAAAGCTGTTTAAGTTATAACATATAAATGGTCATGATTGGTCCCTTGCAAAAGGTTCTCTGAACAAACTAAGGCAAAATGTTTAACCCGATCAACTCTATTCACGTAAAAATaacactgttttgaaaaaatgGTTTTTCACAGAATGCAGAAACTTTTCTGCTTGAATATTCAAGTGTATCTTACATCATACTGGGGTTTTGTTCCTTAGCTGTGCTGATTTGGGGACCAAAGGAGAAATCTGGCTACAAGCCATAGGCCGGGGGGACCCAGCTTCCACTCTGCCCTGCCACGGAGAAGCCAGAGCCACAGCAAGCCACAGCCATGAAGCAGGCGTTTAAACAAAAGAAGATTTCAACAGGCATCTTAAAAAGACCATGGAGACCATCTACCAAAGTCCAGCCTGGTGCCACATGAGCACGTCTCATGCCACAGACAACATAAAGCAAACATAGTCCCCTCTAGTCAGCCAGTGAGACAGCTCTGCAATGACTCCATgttgcagagaaacaaaatagccaaatctagactttttttttttttaagaaacttacatttttataacaaTCGAAAGTAAAATTGGAGATTATCTACTTCTGATACACAGTCATTTTACTTTAACATATGAAAATTTGGAATCATGAAAAAATCCATCAACTGATGCAACACACTAAGGGTTGAAATCTACTGTCTGCATAATTGCAATGAAACTTTTagaaagttatttcaaaataaggaTTCTTACGTTACACCCACACCTTGTATTTGCTAATGTGCTTTGCTGTTGCATACAGATATATGTGTGTGttccatttctaaaaaaaaaggctcaaagTTTCTGGTAAATAAAATGTACCTTCTTGCAGACAAACATTTCAACTGCAGCAGTGATGAATCCAGATCAAAGCACCCagactgtgtttttctttgaggaaCCTCAGAAGGGAAAGAATATGTTAATTTGAAAACTGTACCTCCAGTAAAAAAAGTTTTGGCAAGTAAGCACAAGTTTGCCAGGAATTTTCATGAcattacaaaatcaaaaacaaagcagaagagcatCATTCTAAACTTAGtgaagaaaataccaaaattaAAGACTGTAAATTCTGATAAGCAGAActacttaaaaaatgaaataatcagaTCAACGTAAACAGTCAGGAGCTTCCAAGAAAGTATGTGAGGTAAGCCCCCAAATCACTGTCCAGCTCATTCAACAGGCTGAACATCTCTTTGCAGCAGTGCACAgcatcaaaaataaacaaatatttatgatttCCAGTGATTTCCATCAGAGTTCTCTGAAAATATCACATCCTTTATATGCAAAGGATGAAACACATTGTATGTTGATTACAAAAGATCACTGCTTCAGTAGCTTTAATTCATACTGCCTTTTTCTTAGAAGTCCCAAACAACATTCCAAGAACTGTAACAATGCCTTTCTGCATTATCACAGCTGTCTTGTGTCACTTAGTCATGCAATGACACCTCTGGATGCTGAGAAATACACCGTACAGACtgttcacagaaacaaaagctttagaATAATAGGCCACCAGGTATTAATAACTCATACAAAAACTCTTAAATGACGAAGTGTTAGCTTACACTTAAAACACTAagcttcaaaatactttttgtacTCTAAAATATCACCAAAGAACTGTTTGCCATAGAATTTTTGATGTAACCTTTTGTCAGTCTTGAGAATGCCTCAAGAACTctttaatatattcttttcCAGGATTATTCTTCAACTTCACTCAAGTATTAACTCTCAGGTTTCCACCTGCAAAACTAATCACTCTGACACAAAGTAAACAGAAATTTCACCTAGGCATCTTGCTTCTGTAATGCagatattaatataataaaataccCCCTTTCTCATTTACAAGTTAAGTCATAATTAAGTCGTAACTTCAACAATAACTTACAGGACTTGAAAGTAGAGGCAATCCAGTTCTGGGATGAAAAGCCTTGGTTGAAGTTCCATCCAAGGATCGAAAGTTGTGTTTCCGCcatatatttgtgtgttttagaGATGGTGCTTTCTGCcagcaaaacagatttattcAAGATATTAACGGGCTATTTCAACGGCCTATCAAGTTATCATTCACTAGCTTTAACGGAGAAGACTTCTGCAGCCAGTGAATCTGCATCACACTGGTGTACTATGAAACAGATTAAAAGTTCTCTTTGACTCAATCTACAATCACTACAGACTTTCAAATGACCACATACCACATTCAGACACTGGTACGTTTATACAGGATGTCTAACTGCCTACAGAACCTGTCATTTCTAATGCTATCACAATGAGCAGAACAAGACAATGCTGTTCTTGATGTTAAATTTATAATTAAGGATGGGTGAGGGAAGCACCATTAGGCCGAACATCACTTCAGACCTTGAAGCAGACAACAGCCCCATGCTGCTTCACGTAAGTCAGACATAAACCCTTCCTCCTACCACCCTTAGCAGATACGGGATGCAGTCACAAGCCACATGACAGCCAGTGGCTAAAGAAATTGCTCTTTGTATCTCTGTTTACCTGCACATCTGGGTTCTTCAGCCGCTCACACCTGAGTGAGCTGTCTTCCACAGATTTCTTCTGAGAAGTGCTTTGGAAATCAAGGCCTACTGGGTCTTCATTCTCATCAtgtgcagtttttgttttatcttgtttgtttttatttttgaaactgtcatggtctttatttaaataattttcaatacTAATAAGCTGAGTATTTTGctcataaatatttgttttttttgagtctTTATCTAAACACTTGAGCTCATTCTTGTGCAAAGAGTCAGATGCCTGCATCGCAGACGCTTTTTTTGTACCTTCAAGTATTCTGCATTTATCTAGCTGTAAATTGTTAAAACTGTCCGTGTTGCTGTTCTCACTAACAACTGTTCTTTCTTTAAGTTTATTTGTGCAAATCTGTTCATCAATGCTGCTAAAATTTGAACACTGTTTAATTCTATTGGTTATCTGGTCTTTCTGCACATAACCAGAATGTATCATTTCCAATTTATCTGgcaattcagatttattttctttaacacaTGATGATGATGTGTGCATGTTAGTAAATGAATGAGAAGTCTTATTTGAAGTCTGATGAAATGCATTTCGGACAGCTTCATTGGGTTTTGCTAAAAccaattttcttcttgcttggAGTTTCAGAGAAGCCTTCGATTCACCATCAAACCTAGAAGGACTGCTAGGAGTATCAGGTGTTTTCGTCCTTGATTTACTGCTGTCttctagcaaagaaaaattggatttagcaaaagaaacagaaggtggTTCCTTGCCTTTCTTCAGCAAATTTTCGTCTTCATATGTACTTCGGAAAATTTTTGAAGTAACTGGGCTAGTTTCATGTACTTTGAATGGACATCCTGTAACATGAGAAGTCGCTGGATCGCAATGAATCAAGTGCTGGGCAATCCTTGCTATAACCTCCTGCCGCTCCTGAAGCAGAGAATCGATGAGAGGGTTTCCCTCTCCTGCAGAGGGACGGCCACAGTGGTTCACTGGAGCACGGGGATCGAGCCGTGGGATCTCTGGTATTGCTCTGGTTTTGCCTTCACCACCATCTTCTTGTATTGCATTATCTAAGTTGGCAACAGAAGCAGGGGAGGTTTCCTTGCCTTTCTTAAGCAAGTTTTCATCTTCATAAGTACTCCGAAAAGCTTTTGGTGTAGCTGAGCCAGTTTCATGTAGGTTGAAGGGATGTCCAGCAACAACTGGTGAAGTAGCTGGATCACAGTGAATCAAGTGCTGAGCAATTCTTGCGATGACTTCTTGTCGCTCTTGAAGTAAAGAGCCTATTAAAGGGTTGATTTCTCCTGTGGACTGATGAGAGCAATGACCATTTGTAACACGGGAATCAattaaagaaaaggttttaaaagttCTGACAGCCGTTTCATGAGATTGTGTCTTATTGTCTGCTGTAGCATTATAGCACTGAACTTTAGATTGTGATGCCCCACAGTCAGATCCAAGGCCAGTAGTTGGATAAATCTTTAAATTTCTGATAGACGTAGTAAATTCGGGTGTCTTTTTTACATTAAGTAGGCCTTCAGGTGTCATTGTCCACGCTTGTTTCCCATAGACACGCTGTGAACTGGAGGTactgcactgctctgctgcactgGATTCACTGCGTTGATGTAACTTACGAtcttgcatttgc is part of the Cygnus atratus isolate AKBS03 ecotype Queensland, Australia chromosome 11, CAtr_DNAZoo_HiC_assembly, whole genome shotgun sequence genome and encodes:
- the ATOSA gene encoding atos homolog protein A isoform X3, which produces MLLWKNNIPIMVEVMLLPDCCYSDEGPNTEANDLNDPAIKQDALLLERWILEPVPRQSGDRFIEEKTLLLAVRSFVFFSQLSAWLSVSHGAVPRNILYRVSAADVDLQWTFSQTPTEHVFPVPNVSHNVALRVSVQSLPRQSNYPVLTCSIHTNLSFYEKQMQDRKLHQRSESSAAEQCSTSSSQRVYGKQAWTMTPEGLLNVKKTPEFTTSIRNLKIYPTTGLGSDCGASQSKVQCYNATADNKTQSHETAVRTFKTFSLIDSRVTNGHCSHQSTGEINPLIGSLLQERQEVIARIAQHLIHCDPATSPVVAGHPFNLHETGSATPKAFRSTYEDENLLKKGKETSPASVANLDNAIQEDGGEGKTRAIPEIPRLDPRAPVNHCGRPSAGEGNPLIDSLLQERQEVIARIAQHLIHCDPATSHVTGCPFKVHETSPVTSKIFRSTYEDENLLKKGKEPPSVSFAKSNFSLLEDSSKSRTKTPDTPSSPSRFDGESKASLKLQARRKLVLAKPNEAVRNAFHQTSNKTSHSFTNMHTSSSCVKENKSELPDKLEMIHSGYVQKDQITNRIKQCSNFSSIDEQICTNKLKERTVVSENSNTDSFNNLQLDKCRILEGTKKASAMQASDSLHKNELKCLDKDSKKTNIYEQNTQLISIENYLNKDHDSFKNKNKQDKTKTAHDENEDPVGLDFQSTSQKKSVEDSSLRCERLKNPDVQKAPSLKHTNIWRKHNFRSLDGTSTKAFHPRTGLPLLSSPVPQRKTQSGCFDLDSSLLQLKCLSARSPQQCINRDSDPENHGKPFLSSSAPPVTSLSLLGNFEESVLNFRLDPLGIVEGFTAEVGASGVFCPTHMTLPVEVSFYSVSDDNAPSPYMGVITLESLGKRGYRVPPSGTIQVTLFNPNKTVVKMFVVIYDLREMPANHQTFLRQRTFSVPVRREIKRTVHKENSQQTEERLLRYLIHLRFQSSKSGKIYLHRDVRLLFSRKSMEVDSGAAYELKSYTESPTNPQFSPRC
- the ATOSA gene encoding atos homolog protein A isoform X2, with product MKPERDTLDEYFEYEAEEFLVSLALLITEGRTPEYSIKGRTEGFHCPPAQSSQPPTTKHECSDRVAQCRQARRTRSEVMLLWKNNIPIMVEVMLLPDCCYSDEGPNTEANDLNDPAIKQDALLLERWILEPVPRQSGDRFIEEKTLLLAVRSFVFFSQLSAWLSVSHGAVPRNILYRVSAADVDLQWTFSQTPTEHVFPVPNVSHNVALRVSVQSLPRQSNYPVLTCSIHTNLSFYEKQMQDRKLHQRSESSAAEQCSTSSSQRVYGKQAWTMTPEGLLNVKKTPEFTTSIRNLKIYPTTGLGSDCGASQSKVQCYNATADNKTQSHETAVRTFKTFSLIDSRVTNGHCSHQSTGEINPLIGSLLQERQEVIARIAQHLIHCDPATSPVVAGHPFNLHETGSATPKAFRSTYEDENLLKKGKETSPASVANLDNAIQEDGGEGKTRAIPEIPRLDPRAPVNHCGRPSAGEGNPLIDSLLQERQEVIARIAQHLIHCDPATSHVTGCPFKVHETSPVTSKIFRSTYEDENLLKKGKEPPSVSFAKSNFSLLEDSSKSRTKTPDTPSSPSRFDGESKASLKLQARRKLVLAKPNEAVRNAFHQTSNKTSHSFTNMHTSSSCVKENKSELPDKLEMIHSGYVQKDQITNRIKQCSNFSSIDEQICTNKLKERTVVSENSNTDSFNNLQLDKCRILEGTKKASAMQASDSLHKNELKCLDKDSKKTNIYEQNTQLISIENYLNKDHDSFKNKNKQDKTKTAHDENEDPVGLDFQSTSQKKSVEDSSLRCERLKNPDVQKAPSLKHTNIWRKHNFRSLDGTSTKAFHPRTGLPLLSSPVPQRKTQSGCFDLDSSLLQLKCLSARSPQQCINRDSDPENHGKPFLSSSAPPVTSLSLLGNFEESVLNFRLDPLGIVEGFTAEVGASGVFCPTHMTLPVEVSFYSVSDDNAPSPYMGVITLESLGKRGYRVPPSGTIQVTLFNPNKTVVKMFVVIYDLREMPANHQTFLRQRTFSVPVRREIKRTVHKENSQQTEERLLRYLIHLRFQSSKSGKIYLHRDVRLLFSRKSMEVDSGAAYELKSYTESPTNPQFSPRC
- the ATOSA gene encoding atos homolog protein A isoform X1, which gives rise to MVCGGDKGLRGADTLDEYFEYEAEEFLVSLALLITEGRTPEYSIKGRTEGFHCPPAQSSQPPTTKHECSDRVAQCRQARRTRSEVMLLWKNNIPIMVEVMLLPDCCYSDEGPNTEANDLNDPAIKQDALLLERWILEPVPRQSGDRFIEEKTLLLAVRSFVFFSQLSAWLSVSHGAVPRNILYRVSAADVDLQWTFSQTPTEHVFPVPNVSHNVALRVSVQSLPRQSNYPVLTCSIHTNLSFYEKQMQDRKLHQRSESSAAEQCSTSSSQRVYGKQAWTMTPEGLLNVKKTPEFTTSIRNLKIYPTTGLGSDCGASQSKVQCYNATADNKTQSHETAVRTFKTFSLIDSRVTNGHCSHQSTGEINPLIGSLLQERQEVIARIAQHLIHCDPATSPVVAGHPFNLHETGSATPKAFRSTYEDENLLKKGKETSPASVANLDNAIQEDGGEGKTRAIPEIPRLDPRAPVNHCGRPSAGEGNPLIDSLLQERQEVIARIAQHLIHCDPATSHVTGCPFKVHETSPVTSKIFRSTYEDENLLKKGKEPPSVSFAKSNFSLLEDSSKSRTKTPDTPSSPSRFDGESKASLKLQARRKLVLAKPNEAVRNAFHQTSNKTSHSFTNMHTSSSCVKENKSELPDKLEMIHSGYVQKDQITNRIKQCSNFSSIDEQICTNKLKERTVVSENSNTDSFNNLQLDKCRILEGTKKASAMQASDSLHKNELKCLDKDSKKTNIYEQNTQLISIENYLNKDHDSFKNKNKQDKTKTAHDENEDPVGLDFQSTSQKKSVEDSSLRCERLKNPDVQKAPSLKHTNIWRKHNFRSLDGTSTKAFHPRTGLPLLSSPVPQRKTQSGCFDLDSSLLQLKCLSARSPQQCINRDSDPENHGKPFLSSSAPPVTSLSLLGNFEESVLNFRLDPLGIVEGFTAEVGASGVFCPTHMTLPVEVSFYSVSDDNAPSPYMGVITLESLGKRGYRVPPSGTIQVTLFNPNKTVVKMFVVIYDLREMPANHQTFLRQRTFSVPVRREIKRTVHKENSQQTEERLLRYLIHLRFQSSKSGKIYLHRDVRLLFSRKSMEVDSGAAYELKSYTESPTNPQFSPRC